In the genome of Hydra vulgaris chromosome 06, alternate assembly HydraT2T_AEP, the window TTAATCGCATTTATACTTTGGATTTCATTTTTACGATTTTATTActggaaaaatataaaaaagtttatttttagataatgttacatgtttaactttagataatgttacatgtttaatatttttagattagtaaaaaatgtcAGAGAAATGTTGTGTGGGAAgagttttaaatgaatattgtGATAAAATGTCATATTGTAGAATGGTAGGAAGAAAAAGACTAAAAGATACTGATATTGAAGTTTTAATGCAAAGGGTAGAATACACTTTCGAACCAAATGAGGAGATATGTATTCACCATGAAAAAGCCTATATTTCTAGATATGAAGCacttcaaaaatacttttgtgATTCATTTAAagtccacaaaaaaaaaatgattaaggGATTGTGTAAAGTTAACATATCAATAGCAAATCAACTTAAGATCAAACGAGTTCGCAAGACAATGTCCAGgaaaaaaagactttgtttCTGTGCGTATAAGTAATGTAAAAGTTCACAAACAAAAACCTTCGGGCAAAATAAAAACgtcaataacttatttataaataaaaaaacaaacttttattatattttttttaaataaagcatttatcttttaataaaaatatattatttcttatatGAAAAAACACCACCATCTGCAATTGATCTCAATTTTGCTCTGATGCCTTTCATATGCGactgtaaaaagtttaaatcaatttcttttagttttagtttaatgcGATCGATCAAAACTTGCTCTGTTGAAGCTTGCCAATCTCCCTCGTAAACCTTCTGTGCCAAATGTCCCCAAAAAGTTTCAATTGGTCGTGCTTGAGGCACATTTGGGGGATTAAATTCTTTATCAACGTAATAGACATATTGGTCCATCCAATTTAGAGAATCTTTAGAATAATGAGAACTTGCTAAATCTGgccaaaataaatagttaaagtCTCCATGATACTTGTGAATAAATAGAAGAAGTCGTTTTTCTAaacattcattaatatagattGATGAATTGATCGCTACAGCCTTGGAAGTACGAAACAATGGCTCGGACATACCACAGTCAGATATGGCTATCaacattagtaatttttttggaaatttctcTTTTCCTATAAAACAAACACTTTCTGGGCAtgtctttttgttgtttgtGTAGTATCCAGAATTTCCAGGCATGTTGTCCCTtgcaaaacaaaagtatttttcgtCATCGATGACTAGAAGCGAGTTTGTGTTATAGAGTTGATTAACTAGTTTCCTGCTTCTTTTCTTTGCCTTTATTTGTTGTTCTATTGTGTATTTGAAGTCTTTTCACGTTTTCTATATttaacattcattttttttaactgacgACCATTTGTCGATTGGTTTACACCAAATTTAATACCTATTTTTCTCTGACTGACCCCTTTTCGATTGTTGACAAGAACTAAGACCAAAGTGTTGCATTACAGTTGACAGTAATGGAAGTAGCTCAGTTTGCGTATGttttcatcattaaaaaaactaagttgATGTGCGCTGCTTTACCAAAGAGCcatttaatatattacaaagATTTGATGAAAGTATGCGTTTGTAATATATATAGTCAAAGCTGCATATTCCATCTATGTTCCAATTCCCCTggtaaagtaaatttaaagacttacttggaaaatgtgtttgaaaataataagtttgatTTTGATGATCATATCATATACAAATAATGGGTGTCCAAACAAGCATTATTGAGTTTATTGAAACTCTAAGTGAAACTTTGTATGATCTTTGTCACCACCACTTTATCAAAGAAGCACAATCCTCTTACTTATCAGAGGCAAAAAGAACATTAAATCAACACATGTACCATCTTGAAGATCACAATATAAATGCTGAGCACCACTTCTTTGCTACATTCCATGGGAAAAGTCTATGTGATGGAATAGGAGGAACTATAAAAAGCAGCAAAAGCAAGTCTATGAGCAGCAAATACTCACACAAAATGAACTGTTTACATGGGCTGAAAAAAGCATTAAAggtgttaaattattttacatttcaagtGATAATATCAATAATCATGAAACTTATTTTAGCCTAAAGAAACGATATGAAGAGATGAGCACAGTCCCAGGCTTAAGAAGCTATCACAGTTTTTACCAGGTGGAGAGAAATTTGCTGAATAATATTAACTTGGCAAAAAAAGATCCTTCAAACTTTCAACCTGGTAAATAAATTCCATGCTTTTACGATGATGAATGGTATATAGGGCTTGTACTTGAGATTTGTAGTGTAAACCAAGATGTTAATGTAAAATTCATACATAGAAACAAATCAAGTCAATGTTGGGTTCCATTTGACAAAGTTATATGTCAAATAAGTGCCCCATACATTAAGGATAGAAGTGGTTGTGACACAAACTTGCTAATAATGATTATGAAAGTATTATGacttaattaaatcaaatataaagaAAGTAGTGTACTTGTGTTTCATGTGTATATACACTTCTTCtttcagcattttttatttttttgaagtataatATAACTTGCGCTAATTGGtatctttttaaactaaaaaagcattGCACTCAAAATGCTAAAATCATGTCATAAGATAGAGTATgggtctttaatttttttttggtgattgcCTATATATAGAACTTTTCcagtaaaaagtttcataatttatttaactctCTACGCTACTATCTATGCCTACAAAGTTAATGTAATTTAtcgtattttataaaaaaaaagtgaaattttaacAGGCTGCTGCaagtgctaaaaaaattttaacacataactttaattttttccacAAGTGGTTACTCTAAGTAcacaaaagcaacaaaaaattgGCACAGCTTGTCTGTTGGTATTGGACTGTAGCACATTAaagtttccaaatttttttttaatattgtgttATTTAGCAACTTTGAGGTacaagaactaaaaaaatgtttaaaatcagtcaaaaacacttacaaaaatagataatttaggtgaaaaactattaccctaaaaaatttcagataatcatctattttatttaaaaagttatgatctggtaaaaatcaaaaaaatctactGTAAGCTCCAGATACTCCAATTTTTCCAATTTTGGTCaatattaattcaattataacttttgaacgatTTGGTCAAtcaagctgaaattttcagaattgtgtttttttcataaaagctgTGGGTGgtcaaaatttgaagcaaatttgaGGTGGTACCCTTGGgcacttttgaaaaattaggtGATTTCATATGGAATAACCCtataatgtgtttttgcaccttttctaaaagagaaaggacatcattGGTAGATCCATCccagatatgacaacagtattccacacaaggacagatttgagatttatagagacaaagaatagaatccggaatGAGAAAGTGTCGAATATGATAAAttagagatgcaaccttagcagatgctaattttacaatggatttgatatatggttccaagaaagatcggaagtaagagttaatcctagaagatgaagggtagatgactcatcaattacattaccattcataaatataggaagatctgcggtagtggtgtagtggtagagcgctcgcttcataagcgagaggttccgagttcaatccccaccacgtccctggtagtaccgcgctcaacttgtttctccgcgcagcggccttgttcgtcaaggttcgtgtttcgaagttatagagttgagagagggttatgaccacaattaagtagcctcctcatctgtagtggccttctgggccttggggaggtgaaataacaaaaacaaaaaaaaaaaaaaaaaaaagatctaaaatattgttataacaGTTGGCtcaaaaaaattgggttttatctgaattaaagttcaccagccactctGAGCCCCATGCCGTAGcaaaagtgagatcctttttcaagctcaaatgccccctccaatcaatcagagagtgttggcttcttatcaaaacaagaataaatggtagtatcatcatcAAACAGTGCTACCTTAGAtatgagaatatctggaagatcattaatgtaaattaaaaagagtatagggccaaggatagaaacttgaggaacccctgaagttacaggatatgaagaagagtgttgtccagcGAGGACATGAATGAGAAGATCAAAGTTTATATTGataatcagaaagtaagttattagattcaaggtgagagattaagtgtttattaattaaaatttcaaaaatcttacTTATGATAGGATAAAGACTAAtactccagaatttttgaaaataggaataacAGATGCCACTTTCCAGCatgctagaaaaaaagaatctgataaacacttgttaaatagttttgaaagtataggcGACAGCTTTGGAGAACATTTCTGCAAGTGTataacaggaatgttgtcttgaccacaagctgtagaagagtctaagcacgaaatcactttagatacagaagctagagtgatacgaatgtcaagcaatggatcaatcTGTTTGTTGGCTATTCTAGATCGTTTATGGCAGCGTCAACCAAATTTGGGATTGGTTAAATTAGATGAGAAAATTTAAGATTTCGGAAAaattaaggaccttttttttcttttttctctagaatagcccctgactATATCAGATAGAATGCAGCTAGTGGAATCCAGAGATGacattgatgaaaagttcttagcaaacaattcagctttgtctttagatAAGGTGACAAAATCTGGATTAtgcaagagaggtggaataacagatttgcccttattactACTAAAGGTTCTCTAGatagcctaatttttgagatgaaatatgaGGTTTCATAACCTGAGAATAGCAGGTTTTGGTGttaaacctttttacaatggtttctagcaatagtaaacataTGTCTGTTTTcgggagaattgttttgctgatagatatggaagtaatggttttgaatgaaaattgcagcagcacaatgtgaggaataCCATGGAGAAGAGAGAGGCTTGACTTATtattgtcgagagggaataaaagattctatGCCAGCCTGAGTCCAAGAAGTTatataagaagcacatttgtcagcaggaagataaaagatttctacccaagggccatctcAAAGAAAATCATGTAAAGAGTCCCAGTCAACTTTAAAGTAGTTGTAAGAgatacgatgatagggggattctgatgatgaagaagaatgagatatttgttttagagagatcaaaccatgatcagaagcacttAAGGGTGAATGAGGCAAATGATTTGGATTGTCttgaaagcgagttggaaaattgactatttgtgttagagattaaGAAAGCAAAAGTTGTGGGTCTTAATACCTACACTGTAGTGTAGAGTCACTGACACTTGAATTTagtcattcagtgtgatgaacatttaagtcaccaacaacaatgaTATTGGCGGAAGGATAAAGAGTatgggcttggtcaatttgatcagaaattacatTGAAAAAAGTGCAATCTTGTGATTGCACTTTTTTCAATGTAatttctctttgttttatattggagagcaatataaaacaaagagaaaggtgacagtgaagtggtgctaaacaaaagaaCATAAATGAATAGTTGGTGGATTTAAACCTAGGTTCCCGAAAAATGGGTTCTTACAAATGCCAAGACTAAGCATTTGACTATTGGCGTCTTTACGAATtcaaggaagataaccatcaacactaaaatCACAATAGGACGGCTGagctcaaattagtctcacaaagtgCAAGTAGGtttggtgaactttgcaagagataagattcAACAGGAGAAAacttacttcgaagaccacaaatatggttttttgtgttttatagttttgatactctagtcatttttaaatttgttaaagaacttggcTCAGAGCATACTTCAAGCAATTGCCTAAATACTATAATTTATCCCTAAGCCATAACatagggctccaaatgtggcctaaacaatgcacaccaaaagtacaaacagggacaccatccatgtgcaccatggcactgttagtactctgatatgtTACAGCTGTGATGGAattagcctctctgagagctaccagtTTGGGAAATctgactaccagccagcctcagagCTATGAAACTGTGTTTTAAGCTGTAActgaaacaatgtattataaatacatctatgTTAGCCTGAGGAGTGAGAGGCTGGTCAAAAGATAacatctgtttaccccttaaaatataaaaagttcagtgtgataaatagtaaaataaatattttaacacatttaaatttagtaataataataaatttatgaaagttattatttattaagaataaatactatatatatatatatatatatatatatatatatatatatatatatatatatatatataaatatatatatatgtatatatatatatatatgtatatatatatatgtatatatatatatatatatatatatatatatatatatatatatatatatatatatatatatatatatatatatatatataggtatagtAAAGTCTCTCTACTTCAAATCTCCataatttgattaaatgttAAGTCACCTTGAAATGTCACTGTTAAAAGTCAACTTTTCTTAATTCAATGTCTCCTTAATTCGGACTTTTATTTTCTCCTACAAAATTCAAATTTGAGAGATTCTACTGTATATTTAACTgctattgtttatattttttacatcataGTCCCTTgggtttttttacataatagtCCCTTGGGAAGCATTGTAGTTAAGACAGCTActcaattttgaaatattagttATGGTCTCACTGCCCTCTCACAACTTTATAACTCTTAAATGCAACATTTAAATAGTATACAaacagtttttgtaaaaatgattttaaaaaatatctgtatattagtatataatatattattattgatctGATCTATTATTGTTGATCtgtctttttatattttttatgtttattttgagTTCTGAATgtcaagaaaaagtttttttaagttgttatttattAGGTGATATCAACTGAATTTTTATTAGGTGATATCAACTACATTTTTAATGGACTGAGTGCAGTTAGGTTTCCTGTGAGGCAATTATCTGTTGATTGGAATTTAAAGTATACAGTTTTTTCTTGGTTGTATATTGAGCCATATAATGATCGCCAGTATATATTATCATGGTCTTGTGGTGAAAAGTCAGCTCTAAATAACATGGGTTTTTATGTAACcaggtaacttttttttttcatttaaatttttagtaaaagatttttttgcatttatttttatgataaatagaAAGTCTTATAGAAATAAATcttatgaaacttttaaaataaatttggtaCTACTTACTGATGAGCTACATTTGttactgagtttttttaaaataattcattttttcaatactgaaattcatagattttatttttatttctagacACTTGAATGAGAAATATgcagaatttagtttttatcaaATCTATCAATCCTCTAGTGGACTTGATTGTGTAGTCCAAAATAAATGGAAGTATGAAATATTACATTGGCACTACTTTTCATTATCATATGACAACTGTTCTGTTGCAGTAAGctcagttattatttttagttattattttaatgctagtttctctatttattaaattccaaaatacttatttttttgataaatttaaatgataatcttTAGTTATCTATTGATGGTTATCTTTTGAGACCATTTAGCAATGTTACTGATTTCCATTTACCAAGACACCATATTCAACCAAAGTTTGTTGTTGGTGCTTGTTGGGTAGGCAATGCAGATAAGTATAGCTACTTCTTTCATGGTGAAATGAGTAGTTTGGTAATGCTAACAGGGCAACATGCACATTTCCAGGTAGCAttaggttttaatatattaatcttcaagatttttgatttgctttttatggatgttttttgaactttaaaattttttttagcattccCAGTGCTTACTGCAACctaaagaaagatttttatcatcttctgcTTATAAGTTAAACactattaaagaaaatgtttggTTCATTGAGGCAAACTTGACACAGCTGGATGCAGAGATCCTTCtggaaaatatttcttattctAACTTAGactatatttcaaattttcaactCAAAGATATTGGAACTGAAATTCACAATCTAGATAAAGGATTAGTGGTTTATTCAAATCAGTATGTCAAAATCGAACGAAAAAGTTCAACACTTGAAATTCGTGGGGATTGTTCATCTCAACAGCTTATTAGTTCAAACAGTATTATTTTATGTG includes:
- the LOC124814394 gene encoding uncharacterized protein LOC124814394 isoform X2; translated protein: MLNATYLTSYQFCQILSIHTQLICLLKLHTKVISTEFLLGDINYIFNGLSAVRFPVRQLSVDWNLKYTVFSWLYIEPYNDRQYILSWSCGEKSALNNMGFYVTRHLNEKYAEFSFYQIYQSSSGLDCVVQNKWKYEILHWHYFSLSYDNCSVALSIDGYLLRPFSNVTDFHLPRHHIQPKFVVGACWVGNADKYSYFFHGEMSSLVMLTGQHAHFQHSQCLLQPKERFLSSSAYKLNTIKENVWFIEANLTQLDAEILLENISYSNLDYISNFQLKDIGTEIHNLDKGLVVYSNQYVKIERKSSTLEIRGDCSSQQLISSNSIILCEQIHILSNSCSQGIIDNLVIVSDSIPFFIPTHMLHKYHLLFSQYDFGIKIEGIAPVKYYNTILSMIQFFPNVSEDISFKISIYVSSNKVKSNKFNLNILIAKKIVVITNQDHSSNDCFKDKLTYYTNMFFCFLLALLAGALVATICILIWKNRRHSEKNEFDISKSVSNSSFFYESELHLFINPSDRVCITNNPSDDILRRRNHSNSLSSDESDSSGYLDDNDSIRQLEWENLESSFADILLEKKSIKLLSDVDKKKLLLDF
- the LOC124814394 gene encoding uncharacterized protein LOC124814394 isoform X3, with the protein product MTGDINYIFNGLSAVRFPVRQLSVDWNLKYTVFSWLYIEPYNDRQYILSWSCGEKSALNNMGFYVTRHLNEKYAEFSFYQIYQSSSGLDCVVQNKWKYEILHWHYFSLSYDNCSVALSIDGYLLRPFSNVTDFHLPRHHIQPKFVVGACWVGNADKYSYFFHGEMSSLVMLTGQHAHFQHSQCLLQPKERFLSSSAYKLNTIKENVWFIEANLTQLDAEILLENISYSNLDYISNFQLKDIGTEIHNLDKGLVVYSNQYVKIERKSSTLEIRGDCSSQQLISSNSIILCEQIHILSNSCSQGIIDNLVIVSDSIPFFIPTHMLHKYHLLFSQYDFGIKIEGIAPVKYYNTILSMIQFFPNVSEDISFKISIYVSSNKVKSNKFNLNILIAKKIVVITNQDHSSNDCFKDKLTYYTNMFFCFLLALLAGALVATICILIWKNRRHSEKNEFDISKSVSNSSFFYESELHLFINPSDRVCITNNPSDDILRRRNHSNSLSSDESDSSGYLDDNDSIRQLEWENLESSFADILLEKKSIKLLSDVDKKKLLLDF